Proteins from one Planctomycetota bacterium genomic window:
- a CDS encoding sigma-70 family RNA polymerase sigma factor — MPIDQHTLVRTLLRDRSKLFAYILSIVRDEHLAEDVFQDVSILALDKCSEIRDVQALPVWIRRAARFKALAALEKDARTPASFDNELLDLIDGEWPRFDALAPSDLNEALRQCLSELTPNNHQIIEMRYGQNLKSGQIAQSLGRTAHAVYIALARIHKQLAACIEHRLRQERADA, encoded by the coding sequence ATGCCCATCGATCAGCACACGCTTGTCCGCACGCTGCTTCGCGATCGCAGCAAGCTGTTCGCCTACATTCTCTCCATCGTCCGTGATGAGCATCTGGCCGAGGATGTGTTTCAGGATGTGAGCATCCTCGCCCTCGACAAGTGCAGCGAGATCCGCGATGTCCAGGCCCTGCCGGTCTGGATCCGCCGGGCCGCCCGGTTCAAGGCCCTCGCCGCTCTGGAAAAAGACGCCCGCACCCCCGCCAGCTTCGACAACGAACTGCTCGACCTCATCGACGGTGAATGGCCCCGCTTCGACGCCCTGGCCCCCAGCGACCTCAACGAAGCCCTCCGCCAGTGCCTTTCCGAGCTGACCCCCAACAATCATCAGATCATCGAGATGCGCTACGGCCAGAACCTCAAGTCCGGCCAGATCGCCCAATCCCTCGGCCGCACCGCCCACGCCGTCTACATCGCCCTCGCGCGCATCCACAAACAACTCGCCGCCTGCATCGAGCACCGCCTCCGGCAGGAGCGCGCCGATGCCTAA
- the rpsD gene encoding 30S ribosomal protein S4, translating to MANYTGPKVKLSRRVGVPIADIPKHTQVQLVPPGQHGFRGRRLRDYGVRLNEKQKLRYHYNVLEKQFRRTLEIASRTKGNTGVVLLILLEKRLDNVLRRLGYARTIWAARQMVAHGHVLVNGRKTDRPSYVVSVGDQITVKERAHKLVRENLESMAGHDVPAWLSFAPADLTASVVAEPTVDQVPFDVNMNLIVEFYR from the coding sequence ATGGCCAACTACACCGGTCCGAAGGTCAAGCTTTCGCGTCGCGTCGGCGTTCCCATCGCTGACATCCCCAAGCACACGCAGGTCCAGCTCGTCCCGCCGGGACAGCACGGGTTCCGCGGTCGCCGGCTGCGCGACTACGGCGTGCGTCTGAACGAAAAGCAGAAGCTGCGCTACCACTACAACGTGCTCGAGAAGCAGTTCCGCCGCACGCTCGAAATCGCCAGCCGCACCAAGGGCAACACCGGCGTCGTGCTGCTGATCCTCCTGGAAAAGCGTTTGGACAATGTGCTGCGCCGCCTCGGCTACGCCCGCACCATCTGGGCCGCCCGGCAGATGGTCGCGCACGGGCATGTGCTCGTCAACGGCCGCAAGACCGACCGCCCCAGCTACGTCGTGAGCGTCGGGGATCAGATCACCGTCAAGGAACGCGCTCACAAGCTCGTCCGCGAGAACCTCGAGTCGATGGCCGGCCATGACGTGCCCGCCTGGCTGAGCTTCGCTCCCGCCGACCTGACCGCCTCGGTCGTCGCCGAGCCGACCGTCGATCAGGTCCCCTTCGATGTGAACATGAACCTCATCGTCGAATTCTACCGCTGA
- a CDS encoding GIY-YIG nuclease family protein, whose translation MPCVARRQPGEAGPNASHLPGFGMYVYQIRSIASPDERYIDSRHNLKKRLAEHNARCSPHTSKHAPWRLEVALHFADPAKAAAFERYLKHGSGHAFAHRHFW comes from the coding sequence ATGCCCTGCGTAGCACGGCGTCAGCCGGGCGAAGCAGGGCCGAACGCAAGTCATCTTCCGGGCTTCGGCATGTACGTTTACCAGATCCGATCCATCGCGAGCCCCGATGAGCGGTACATCGACTCGAGGCACAACCTCAAAAAACGCCTCGCCGAGCACAACGCCCGCTGCTCGCCTCATACCAGCAAACACGCCCCCTGGCGTCTTGAAGTGGCCCTGCACTTCGCTGACCCCGCCAAGGCCGCCGCCTTCGAGCGCTACCTCAAGCATGGCTCCGGCCACGCCTTCGCCCACCGCCACTTCTGGTAA
- a CDS encoding Re/Si-specific NAD(P)(+) transhydrogenase subunit alpha: protein MIVGIPRETYPNERRAALAPEAIPLLQKLGLSVLIEPDAGAAAGFTNEAYRHKGATLASDRAEVFAKANIVAQVRCPGANPEHGPADIALLRADHVLIGHSEPLLAYELNQSIARSGATLFAMELIPRISRAQSMDALSSQANLAGYKAVLLAAEHMRRIYPMMMTAAGTLKPARVFVIGAGVAGLQAIATAKRLGAVVSAIDVRPDVKDQVESLGARFVMPPSMAEGEGGYAKEMTDAQKQEQQKMMADTIAESDVVITTAAIPGRPSPKLIAAETVDRMAPGSVIVDLAAERGGNCALTHPDKIITHHDVTIIGINNVPSLVPQDATTMYAGNITKLLQHIVNKKGEIVIDMTDAITGGTVLCRNGEVVHPRVRELMGLPKLEAAKPPSDPERVEGQAAGGNP from the coding sequence ATGATCGTCGGTATTCCGCGTGAAACCTATCCGAACGAGCGTCGGGCGGCGCTAGCGCCCGAGGCGATCCCCCTGCTGCAAAAGCTCGGCCTTTCCGTGCTGATCGAACCCGACGCCGGCGCCGCCGCCGGGTTCACCAATGAGGCCTACCGGCACAAAGGCGCGACGCTGGCAAGTGATCGCGCCGAAGTCTTCGCGAAAGCAAACATTGTTGCCCAAGTCCGATGCCCCGGCGCCAATCCCGAGCATGGCCCCGCCGACATCGCCCTGCTGCGTGCGGATCATGTGTTGATCGGTCACTCCGAACCGCTTCTCGCATACGAACTCAACCAGTCGATCGCCCGCTCCGGCGCGACGCTTTTCGCCATGGAGCTGATCCCCCGCATCTCGCGGGCTCAGTCGATGGACGCCCTGTCGAGCCAAGCGAATCTGGCTGGCTACAAGGCCGTGCTGCTTGCCGCCGAGCATATGCGGCGGATTTACCCCATGATGATGACCGCCGCCGGGACCCTCAAACCCGCCCGCGTCTTCGTCATCGGCGCCGGCGTGGCGGGCCTGCAGGCGATCGCCACGGCCAAGCGCCTCGGGGCCGTCGTCAGCGCGATCGATGTGCGGCCGGACGTGAAGGATCAGGTCGAATCGCTCGGCGCCCGCTTCGTCATGCCGCCGAGCATGGCGGAGGGCGAAGGCGGCTACGCGAAGGAAATGACCGACGCGCAGAAGCAGGAGCAGCAGAAGATGATGGCCGACACGATCGCCGAGTCGGATGTCGTCATCACCACCGCCGCCATCCCCGGTCGCCCCTCGCCCAAACTCATCGCCGCCGAAACGGTCGACCGCATGGCCCCGGGGTCCGTCATCGTCGACCTCGCCGCCGAGCGCGGCGGCAATTGCGCCCTGACCCACCCCGACAAAATCATCACGCATCACGACGTCACGATCATCGGCATCAACAATGTCCCGAGTCTCGTCCCGCAGGACGCGACGACGATGTACGCCGGCAACATCACCAAACTCCTCCAGCACATCGTCAACAAAAAAGGCGAAATCGTCATCGACATGACCGACGCCATCACCGGCGGCACCGTCCTGTGTCGCAACGGCGAAGTGGTGCATCCGCGCGTGCGGGAGTTGATGGGGTTGCCGAAACTCGAAGCTGCTAAGCCGCCGTCAGATCCCGAGCGGGTCGAGGGGCAAGCGGCGGGAGGAAATCCGTAA
- a CDS encoding Si-specific NAD(P)(+) transhydrogenase, with product MTQRYFDVIVIGSGPGGEGAAMKAAKEGKRVAVVERYATVGGGCTHWGTIPSKALRHAIARMNECLRSPFAPRGYNDRPPFGQIVRTAESVVRSQVSMREGFYGRNNVPIIAGHARFHNANTICIRTHHGIEEHYEAAHFIIATGSRPYRPVDVDFNHPRIFDADTVLKMRDTPSSLTIYGAGVIGCEYASMFRGLDVKINLVNTRSKLLEFLDDEIIDALAYHMRDTGTLIRHDEECERIEPLDDGVVLYLKSGKALKTEALLWANGRTGNTDGMGLEDIGLEPNHRGQIAVNQDYQTKLPHIYAVGDVIGPPALASAAYDQGRFAASHIIDPNVHHHLVQYIPTGIYTTPGISSVGRTERQLTEAKVPYEVGRALFRSLARAQITGNTMGMLKLLFHRETLEILGIHCFGDQAPEIIHIGQAIMTQPAPQNTLDYFVNTTFNYPTMAEAYRVAALNGLNRVF from the coding sequence ATGACCCAACGATATTTTGACGTGATTGTGATCGGCAGCGGACCCGGCGGCGAAGGCGCGGCGATGAAGGCCGCCAAGGAAGGCAAGCGCGTCGCAGTCGTCGAACGCTACGCCACCGTCGGCGGCGGATGCACGCATTGGGGCACGATCCCCTCGAAAGCCCTGCGCCATGCCATCGCCCGCATGAACGAATGCCTCCGCTCCCCCTTCGCCCCGCGCGGCTACAACGACCGCCCGCCGTTCGGACAGATTGTCCGCACCGCCGAGTCCGTCGTCCGTTCGCAGGTGTCCATGCGCGAGGGGTTCTACGGCCGCAACAACGTCCCGATCATCGCCGGTCACGCCCGCTTTCACAACGCCAATACCATCTGCATCCGCACCCATCACGGCATCGAGGAGCACTACGAAGCCGCCCACTTCATCATCGCCACCGGCTCTCGTCCCTATCGGCCCGTCGACGTCGATTTCAATCACCCGCGTATCTTCGACGCTGACACCGTATTGAAGATGCGCGACACGCCCTCGTCGCTGACGATCTACGGGGCCGGGGTGATCGGCTGTGAATACGCCTCGATGTTCCGCGGGCTGGATGTGAAGATCAACCTGGTCAATACACGCTCGAAACTGCTGGAATTTCTCGACGATGAGATCATCGACGCGCTGGCGTATCACATGCGCGACACCGGCACGCTGATTCGTCACGACGAGGAATGCGAGCGGATCGAGCCGCTCGACGATGGCGTCGTGCTCTACCTCAAGTCCGGCAAAGCGCTCAAGACCGAAGCCCTCCTCTGGGCCAACGGACGGACCGGCAACACCGATGGGATGGGCCTCGAAGACATCGGCCTTGAGCCCAACCACCGCGGGCAGATCGCCGTCAATCAGGACTATCAGACGAAGCTGCCGCACATCTACGCCGTCGGCGACGTGATCGGCCCCCCGGCGCTCGCCAGCGCCGCCTACGATCAAGGCCGATTCGCCGCGTCGCATATCATCGACCCCAACGTCCATCATCACCTCGTCCAGTACATCCCCACCGGCATTTACACCACCCCCGGCATCTCCAGCGTCGGCCGCACCGAACGCCAGCTCACCGAGGCGAAGGTCCCCTACGAAGTCGGCCGGGCGCTCTTCCGCTCCCTCGCCCGCGCTCAGATCACCGGGAACACCATGGGCATGCTCAAGCTCCTGTTCCACCGCGAAACGCTGGAAATCCTCGGTATTCACTGCTTCGGCGACCAGGCCCCCGAGATCATCCACATCGGTCAGGCCATCATGACCCAACCCGCTCCGCAAAACACCCTCGACTACTTTGTCAACACGACCTTCAACTACCCCACCATGGCCGAGGCCTACCGCGTCGCGGCGCTCAACGGGCTCAACCGCGTGTTCTGA
- a CDS encoding NAD synthetase, which produces MPDWLINLAYLVASVLFILGIKGMTHPRTAVRGNLISAIGMAIAIIVTLAHGGINYGVIAGGVIVGSAIGALFAIRVPMTGMPQMVALLNGFGGGASVCVAWAELINPATHYEVQGTSAIALTGFVGAITFWGSGVAWAKLEEIKQFKNPIAFPMQQLANAVMMLIVIGLGVWMVLQPEHGLIAFIFIVIVSSVMGFTLTSPIGGADMPVVIALLNSYSGIAAAMAGFIIDNTVLIITGSLVGASGVILTSIMCKAMNRSLANVIFGNIDASAATATADEVYEGKIKAVSPEEIAMMLDGVQRVVIVPGYGMAVAQAQHAVRDLYQLLQDRGVNVEFAIHPVAGRMPGHMNVLLAEVDIPYDKLIEMDQINAEFAQVDVAIVLGANDVVNPDARKTNSPIAGMPILDVDKARTVIVVKRSLSPGFAGIPNPLFAADNCLMYFADGKKAVMDLIAAMKEN; this is translated from the coding sequence ATGCCTGACTGGCTCATCAATCTCGCGTACCTCGTCGCCTCCGTGCTGTTCATCCTCGGCATCAAGGGCATGACGCACCCGCGCACCGCCGTCCGGGGCAATCTCATCAGCGCCATCGGCATGGCGATCGCCATCATCGTCACCCTCGCACACGGCGGGATCAACTACGGCGTCATCGCCGGCGGCGTCATCGTCGGTTCCGCCATCGGCGCACTCTTCGCCATCCGTGTGCCCATGACCGGCATGCCGCAGATGGTCGCCCTGCTCAATGGTTTCGGCGGCGGCGCGAGCGTCTGCGTGGCGTGGGCCGAGCTGATCAATCCCGCGACGCATTACGAGGTACAGGGCACCAGTGCCATCGCCCTGACCGGCTTCGTCGGCGCGATCACGTTCTGGGGCTCCGGCGTGGCGTGGGCGAAACTTGAGGAAATCAAGCAGTTCAAGAACCCCATCGCCTTCCCGATGCAGCAGCTTGCCAATGCGGTGATGATGCTCATCGTGATCGGGCTCGGCGTCTGGATGGTCCTGCAACCGGAGCACGGGCTGATTGCGTTCATCTTCATCGTCATCGTGTCGTCGGTCATGGGCTTCACACTGACGAGCCCCATCGGCGGGGCCGACATGCCCGTCGTCATCGCCCTGCTCAACAGCTACTCCGGCATCGCCGCCGCCATGGCCGGGTTCATCATCGACAACACCGTCCTCATCATCACCGGCTCCCTCGTCGGCGCGTCGGGCGTCATTTTGACTTCGATCATGTGCAAGGCGATGAACCGCTCGCTGGCGAATGTCATCTTCGGCAACATCGACGCCTCCGCCGCGACCGCCACCGCCGACGAAGTCTACGAAGGCAAGATCAAAGCCGTCAGCCCCGAAGAAATCGCCATGATGCTCGACGGCGTGCAGCGCGTCGTCATCGTGCCCGGCTACGGCATGGCCGTCGCGCAGGCGCAGCACGCCGTGCGCGATCTGTATCAGCTTCTGCAGGACCGCGGCGTCAATGTCGAGTTCGCCATCCACCCCGTCGCCGGCCGCATGCCCGGGCACATGAACGTCCTGCTCGCCGAGGTGGACATTCCCTACGACAAACTCATCGAAATGGACCAGATCAACGCCGAGTTCGCGCAAGTCGATGTGGCGATCGTGCTCGGCGCCAACGATGTCGTCAACCCCGACGCCCGCAAGACCAACAGCCCCATCGCCGGCATGCCCATTCTCGACGTCGACAAGGCCCGCACCGTCATCGTCGTCA
- a CDS encoding prepilin-type N-terminal cleavage/methylation domain-containing protein, which yields MAVTALPDPGRARRVRSAQTELTMKRSPHGFTLVELMVVVAIILALLAILLPAMGRAREAANRATCASRLHQLGVGSLVFAGDRFGRLPDLGPGTASVSQGNHPVIFMWSIPDTDILLGGYLGNDYRLMQCPTYDAAFDLAHHLSGNPDAHGFNYRYAGFITTLTYRCQPAYPNGTIDLNGDGMGERLRALTLHDQLVVEPMLFGDIVTEFTPGIYSWNGMPVSHAAGSSAKPAGGNNLWRDGHVAWTDFDQMTANYSHASPPGVGTGLRDMFWRLTP from the coding sequence ATGGCGGTAACCGCGCTGCCGGACCCGGGCCGGGCCCGGCGCGTCCGGTCCGCACAGACCGAGCTGACCATGAAACGTTCCCCACATGGCTTCACCCTCGTCGAACTGATGGTCGTCGTCGCGATCATCCTCGCACTGCTGGCGATCCTCCTGCCGGCGATGGGGCGCGCGCGGGAGGCGGCCAACCGCGCCACCTGCGCGTCGCGGCTCCATCAGCTCGGCGTCGGCTCTCTCGTCTTTGCCGGCGACCGGTTCGGTCGACTGCCCGATCTGGGCCCCGGAACCGCCTCCGTCTCGCAAGGCAACCACCCTGTCATCTTCATGTGGAGCATCCCCGACACCGACATCCTCCTCGGCGGATATCTGGGCAACGACTACCGTCTCATGCAATGCCCGACCTATGACGCCGCATTTGACCTCGCTCACCATCTCAGCGGCAACCCCGACGCGCACGGGTTCAACTACCGCTACGCCGGGTTCATCACGACGCTGACCTATCGCTGTCAGCCGGCGTATCCCAACGGCACGATCGATCTGAACGGCGATGGCATGGGCGAGCGCCTCCGAGCACTGACGCTTCACGACCAACTGGTCGTCGAGCCGATGCTCTTCGGCGACATCGTCACCGAGTTCACGCCGGGCATTTACTCCTGGAACGGGATGCCCGTCTCGCACGCAGCGGGCAGCAGCGCCAAACCGGCCGGCGGCAACAATCTCTGGCGCGACGGCCATGTCGCCTGGACCGACTTCGACCAGATGACCGCCAACTACTCCCACGCGTCGCCGCCGGGCGTAGGCACCGGTCTTCGAGACATGTTCTGGCGCCTTACCCCCTGA
- a CDS encoding ATP-binding cassette domain-containing protein, with protein MTHDHDHCCGHDHDHSHDHAHDHAHAPASLHACHHHGSLSEHHAGVDAVCLDHVSYRYGNVEALSDVTLHIEAGCNLGIIGPNGGGKTTLLKIILGQLTGYTGSVHVMGLTPDEVTRRGDVVGYVPQQHHFERRFPVNVRQVITMGLAGKTGLFRKHRREDLERVEELMKLVGVGELATRPIGQLSGGQQQRVFIARALAAGPKVLLMDEPTVGVDLAGQRRFADLIHNLHAQLGLTVVIVSHDLRSIAASCERVACLARTVHYHDSTQGLTAELLQEVFNHDIAPILEATA; from the coding sequence ATGACGCACGATCACGACCATTGCTGCGGCCACGACCACGATCATTCGCACGACCATGCGCATGATCACGCTCACGCGCCCGCTTCGCTGCACGCCTGTCATCATCACGGATCGCTCAGCGAGCATCACGCGGGGGTGGACGCGGTGTGTCTGGATCATGTGTCGTACCGCTACGGGAACGTCGAGGCGCTGAGCGATGTGACGCTGCACATTGAAGCGGGATGCAACCTGGGGATCATCGGACCCAACGGGGGCGGGAAGACGACGCTGCTGAAAATCATCCTCGGGCAGCTTACGGGATACACCGGCTCGGTGCATGTCATGGGGCTCACCCCCGACGAAGTGACCCGCCGCGGCGACGTCGTCGGGTACGTCCCGCAACAGCATCATTTTGAGCGGCGATTTCCCGTGAATGTCCGGCAGGTCATCACGATGGGATTGGCTGGGAAAACGGGGCTTTTTCGCAAGCACCGGCGCGAGGACCTGGAGCGCGTCGAAGAGCTCATGAAGCTCGTCGGCGTCGGCGAACTGGCGACCCGGCCCATCGGGCAACTGAGCGGCGGGCAGCAGCAGCGGGTGTTCATCGCGCGGGCGTTGGCGGCGGGGCCGAAGGTGTTGCTCATGGACGAGCCGACGGTCGGCGTGGACCTCGCCGGTCAGCGCCGCTTCGCCGACCTGATCCATAATCTGCACGCGCAGCTCGGGCTGACCGTCGTGATCGTCAGCCATGATCTGCGCTCGATCGCCGCAAGCTGCGAACGCGTCGCGTGTCTGGCTCGCACCGTGCACTACCACGACTCGACGCAGGGCCTCACCGCCGAGCTTCTGCAGGAAGTCTTCAACCACGACATCGCCCCCATCCTCGAAGCGACGGCGTGA
- a CDS encoding NAD(P) transhydrogenase subunit alpha: MDFIILLTVFVLAIFIGFEIITKVPPTLHTPLMSGSNAISGITIVGALLATHLENTWVGTTLAFFAIVMAMINVVGGYMVTHRMLGMFKKK, from the coding sequence ATGGACTTCATCATTCTTCTGACCGTCTTCGTGCTCGCGATTTTCATCGGGTTTGAGATCATCACCAAGGTCCCCCCGACGCTGCACACGCCGCTCATGTCCGGGTCCAACGCCATCTCCGGCATCACCATCGTCGGCGCCCTGCTCGCGACGCACCTCGAAAACACATGGGTCGGCACCACCCTCGCCTTCTTCGCCATCGTCATGGCGATGATCAATGTCGTCGGCGGATACATGGTCACGCACCGCATGCTTGGCATGTTCAAAAAGAAATAG